A window of the Rhinoraja longicauda isolate Sanriku21f chromosome 20, sRhiLon1.1, whole genome shotgun sequence genome harbors these coding sequences:
- the LOC144603463 gene encoding interleukin-22-like — MHPFTTAAVLVLGCFAVLGNCAPRLNSQRTNAVCRVEERLLQQMRHKVHVLSRDAQRHDEDTDTRLVGKDLFRGLEESGSCYVLREVIDFYLITVLNSDELQTNYPHLDEVKGFLTVLMKRHMSDCDTEEKAKANENIDRLKQKVEQLGEARKAKVVGELFILLQEIGSRCSTAGRG, encoded by the exons ATGCACCCCTTCACCACCGCAGCTGTGTTGGTCCTTGGCTGCTTTGCAGTCCTGGGGAACTGTGCCCCGAGGTTGAATTCACAGAGAACGAATGCGGTTTGTCGAGTTGAAGAACGATTACTGCAACAGATGAGACACAAGGTCCACGTGTTGTCTAGAGAT GCTCAAAGGCACGACGAAGACACGGACACCAGGCTGGTGGGGAAGGACCTATTCCGGGGACTAGAG GAATCTGGCAGCTGCTACGTGCTCAGAGAGGTGATTGACTTCTATCTCATAACAGTTCTGAACTCCGACGAATTGCAGACCAACTATCCGCATCTGGACGAGGTGAAGGGGTTTCTCACCGTCCTGATGAAACGGCACATGTCTGATTGC GATACAGAAGAGAAAGCGAAAGCCAACGAAAACATTGACCGGCTGAAGCAGAAAGTGGAGCAG CTGGGCGAGGCGAGGAAGGCCAAGGTCGTGGGGGAACTTTTCATCCTTCTTCAGGAGATAGGGAGCCGCTGCTCAACCGCGGGAAGGGGATGA